CGACGGTTACCAGCCCGATGGCGATGAGCTTGGCGGCCCCGTAGTAGCGGAGCGCCGGCTCCCGTGGGGTGCCGGGCAGCCGGAGAGAGACCCATGCTGTAGCGATGGCTCCGAGAGCGATCAATGCGACGGCTCCCCATGTTCCCAGGTCCGTCCACCAGGGCTCCGCGACGTGGTTCGGCTCGTCGGTCCGCTCAGCGGCCTTGTCGTCCACGGTGTGCTTCTTCTCCTGCGTGTGGGGGGATGGTCGCGCAGGAAGACGCGGGCCCGGCGCGGAAGGTTCATCCCTCCGCGGACGGCGCCCCGAGAAAGTCCAGCACGATCGCGTCCACGGACGCGGCGCCGGCGACGGGCAGCGCGTGGTGCCCCAGCCCCGGCAGCACGTGGACCTTGGCCTGTGGCAGCAGCTGACGGGCCCGGTCGGCCCTCGCTTCGGCGTCGTGGACCCGGCTGTGCCCGGCGAACAGCGCCAGCACCGGCATGGTGAGCGGCGCCGGGTCCAGCGTCCGCCCCACCACCGGGCGGCTTCGCCCTCGCAGGGTGGCACCCAGTACGTACAGGCGTCTGAAGTCCTCGTCCACACGGGTACCCGCGGTTTCCCAGTCGAGGTACGCGCCGACTCGCCGCTCGGTGGGCCGCAGCAGCATCCGCAGTGCGCGCAGCAGGTAGCCCGGCCGGTATCCGCCGAACACCTGGGTCGGGTCGAGCAGCGCGAGGCGCTGCACCCGATGCGGAGCGTGCAGTGCGTATGCGGCGGCCACCCAGCCGCCGTACGAGTGCCCGCACAGGGCGGCCGCCGGCAGGCTCAGCCCGTCGAGCACGGCGTCGAGCCACGCCGTGAGGTCCCGGGGCGTGCGCAGCGGCAGACCGGCGCGTTCACTGCGGCCGACGTCACCGAGGATGTCGACCGCGTAGACCCGGTGCCGGGAACCCAGCGCCGGGGCGTTGGCGAACCACGCCGTGCCGGTGGCCCCGCCGCCGTGCAGCAACACCAGGGGCGGGCCGTCCGGCGGGCCGTAGGCGTGCACCCGGGTCGGGCCGTACGACGTCGGCACGGTCAGCTCTGCGGTCCCGGACGGCCAGCGGGCCAGCAGCGCGTCGTAGGCGGCGAAATAGGTGTCGGACACGCCGGCTCCTCGGCAGATCGATGACGTATTCTCTCGCTGAGCGAGATACTAAGCCGGCGAGAGGATGGTGCGTCAATGAACACCGAGGAGACTCCACAGGACCCCCGGCTGCGACTGGTCCATCAACTGCGCGCGGTCACCGTCGAGTTCGACCTGCTGGCCGCGGGGTTCGCAGCCCGCCACGGATTGCATCCCACCGATCTGCGAGCCCTGATCGCCCTGCTCGACGCCGCGCGGGCCGAACGCCCCATGACACCCGGCCGGCTCGGTGAACGGCTCCATCTCAACTCGGCCGGTACCACCACCCTCATCGACCGCCTGGAGCGGTTGGGCCTGGTCCGCCGCGAACGCGACACCACCGACCGCCGGCGGGTCCTGCTCACTGTCGAACCACGGGCGGTCGACCTGGGCTGGTCGTTCTTCGGCCCCGCCATCGGCACACTGCTCACCGCCATGGACGCCTTCACCCCGGAGGAACTCGGCACCGTCGAACGCTTCCTCGGTGCGATGACCACCGCCACCGACACCGCCCGCACGAATGCCGCCGCTTCCAGCGGGACGTGATCGCCCCGTCGGCGGCTTTTGCGCCTTCCGGGTCTTCGTGGCGCCCGCGGCGATGCCTCGGCCGACCTGTTCCTTCCTCCAGCCCTGAACGGCATTACGCCAGTGATCGTGTGCCGGTGTGGCGGTCATGCGGTCGCCGCGTGTGCGGACCGATGCCGGCACAACTCACCGAGTGGGGTGCTGTGCCGTTCCGACTTGTCCCCCTGGAGAGGCTCCAGTTGAGCACGCCGCCGCCCCCGCACCCCGAGGCGCAGTACCACGTCGTCGACCCGACGGACGGCCCCTGCGCGTCGCGGGACTACGTCGCCTACCCGGAGTACAGCGAAGACGGCGTCACGAGCCTGTGCCTGCACTCGCTGAAGCGCCAGCGGCGGATCCCGTATCCGGCCGGTTGTAGGGCACCGTGACACGCGCAGCTGCTCCGGCCGGTCCCGTGAACGGTCCGGGGCCGACGAACTCGCCTCTCGCTGGAAGGCCGGAGCCCACCTCGTCGCATTGAGCCGCTGGCACCGCGAACCGGCCCAGGATTCCTCGTCAGACAGGACGGGCCCTGTGTCGTGACCCCTTGGCCAGAACTGGCCGCATGCACGCCGCATTACCCGCCATGTAATCGACGCGATGCGGAACCTCTGACAGGGTCTGGATCATGACGACTTCCGAAGCCCATGACCCCCGCAAGGACAACCCCGAGGCGGCCGTCTCCCGGCTGAAGGCCGAGGCGGGCGGCCGCCTCGCGGCCCGGCACCGCGTCGACCTGGATCCGGACGAGTTGGCCCGCGCGGCGGGCGTCGACCCGAACCTGATCGAGGAGCGATTCCCGGATCGGGACGCCCTGTTGACCGACCTGGTGCTGGCCGCCTACAACGCGATGGGCGACAGCGCGGAGCGGGCCACGGCCGAGGCGGAGAAGGCCGGTGCCGACTTACTGGGCCGCTGGGTCGCGTGCTGCGAGGGCGTCCGCGCGTGGGCGCTCGCCCACCCCGAGGAGTACGTGCTGATCTGGGGCCGCCCGGTGCCCGGTTACGACGCCCCGCCGGAGACGATGGCCGCGGGCGCCCGCACGGTCCTGGTCCTGCTAGGCCTGGTCCGCGAGGCGTTGGCGGCAGGCGAACTCGCCGTGGACCACGTGCCCGCGCCCGAGCTGTCCGAGGGCATGGCCCGCACGATCGAGCCGCTGGCCCAGGGCATGCTGAGCGGCCTGCCCACCCCGGTCATCACCCGCATGCTGATCGTCTGGACCCAGCTGCACGGCATGGTCGGCTTCGAGGTCAACGGCCATATCGCGGGCGTCGCCGCCGACCCGGCCGCCTTCTTCACCCACGCGGCCACCGCCATGGGCCAGTACATCGGCCTGCCCCGCTGACCCTGTGATCCCCGAGCCGTGCTGTCCCGGCCCAGGGCGTGGCCGGCCGCGGTGGGTTCGATGAGGGAGGCGCGCTTGGCGGTGGCGCAGGGGCGGCGGCGCACGAAGCCGGCCTGCTCCAGGCGGCGTGCGGGCCGCCTCCGTCAACCCACTCGGCCTGAAGATCCGCGCCGGTCTGATGGCCGGCACCGCCCCGGCCCGCTTTCCCGTGACCCCCGGCCTCGATGCCGCCGGTGTCGTGGACGCGGTCGGCGAGGGCGCCGGCGTGGTCGTGGGGGAGGAGGTCCTGGGATCGTCTCCCACGACAGGGATCCGGGCTTGGCCACCGGCCCGTCGAGCAGGGCGTACTCGCCGTAGCTGCCGCCAACGGCGGATGTCGCGTTCACCGGCCGTTCCGATGACGGTGATGCCCCGTGTGCTGGCCAGCTGCACCGCGCACCGGAGGCGTCAGGACGAAGTCGACGCCCTGGCGGGCGGCCGGCCCGTACCCGGTCGGGCCAGCCGTCGCCGTAGCGGACCGCGGTGGCCCCCCTGCACCCCCGTCACCGCCACCTCCGAACTACCGCCGCGTGGACCGAGTGGGTGCCTTGCCACGTGCGGGGGAGTGTCTTCGTCCCGTAGTCCGACGACGGCTTCTAGCCTCGGCGGCATGCTGGGGCTACCTGCTCGCGTCCGTGTCTGCCCGTTCGACCCCGACGGGGTGCTCGCCCAGCCTGCGAAGGCGCACGCGGCTGCCTGGAAGGAGATGTTCGACGACTGTCTCCGCGAGCGCCCGGCACGCGAGGGGGCGGCGTACGTGCCCTTCGACGCCGTTCACGACTACGGCGAGTCCGTGAACGGCAGGCCCCGCGAGGACGGCGTGCGTACCTTCCTCGCCGCGCGAGGGGTGCGGCTGCCCGAAGGCGCACCGGACGGCCAGCCGCGGACGCAGACGGTGAACGGGCCCGGCACCCGGAAGAACAACTTCCTGGTGGCGACCGTTGCGGCGGGCCGTGCGCCGGCGGTGGACGAGGACGCGGCCGCTGTGCTCGAGGACGCGCTCGCCGGTGCCGAAGCGGGGCGGACGGGACGGTTCGGCCTGGTCGTGGGGGTCGCCGGGGTCGGCCAGGCGGAGCACTTGCGGGCGCACGGCGCGGATGTGGTCGTCCGCGACCTGGATGAACTCCTGGAGGCACGGTGATCACCCATCCCAGCTTCACGGTCGAGCCGTGGAGCCTGCGCGAGACCGAGCTGAACCTGGACGTCCTCGCCCAGAGCGAATCGGTGTTCGCCCTCTCCAATGGGCACATCGGGTGGCGCGGGAACCTGGACGAGGGGGAACCGCACGGGCTGCCCGGTGCGTACCTCAACGGTGTCCACGAGAGGCACCCGTTGCCCTACGCCGAGGGCGGATTCGGGTATCCCGAGTCCGGCCAGACGATGATCAACGTCACCGACGGCAAGATCATCCGACTGCTGGTCGACGACCACCCGTGCGACCTGCGCTACGGGCAAGTGCTGGCGCACGAGCGTTCCCTGGACTTCCGCTCGGGCATCCTCAGCCGGACGGCGCGATGGGTCTCGCCCGACGGCCGTACGGTGCGGATCTCCTCACAGCGGCTCGTCTCCTTCACCCAGCGCGCGGTCGCCGCGATCGTGTACGAGGTAGAGCCGCTCGACGGTCCGACCACGGTCGCCGTGCAGTCCGAGCTGGTCGCCAACGAGCAGCTGCCCCGCGTCGAGGGCGATCCGCGCGTCGCCGCGGCGACCGAGTCCCCACTGGTGGCCGAGGAGTCCTTCGCGCAGGACACCCGGTTGCGGCTCGTGCACCGTACCGGCGTCAGCGGGCTGCGGGTCGCGGCTGCGGCCGACCACCTCGTCGAGGGTCCGGAGAGCACCCGTTGGACCGCGCAGTGCGAGCCCGACGTCAGCCGTCTGACGGTGACCGCGGACCTGGTGCCCGGACGACCGCTGCGCCTGGTCAAGTTCGTGGCCTACGGCTGGTCGGGGGAGCGGTCGCTGCCGGCCGTGCACGACCAGGTGGACGGCGCGGTGGCCGCCGCGATCAGCACCGGCTGGGACGGCCTGGTCGCGGCCCAGCGTGACTACCTGGACCGGTTCTGGGCCGGCGCGGACGTCGAGGTCGAGGGCGACGCGCAGATCCAGCAGGCGGTACGCTTCGCCCTCTTCCACGTCCTCCAGGCCGCGGCCCGCGGCGAGAACCGGGCGATTCCCGCCAAGGGACTCACCGGAACCGGGTACGACGGACACTGCTTCTGGGACACCGAGTCCTACGTCCTGCCGGTGCTGACCTTCACCGTGCCGGACACCGTTCCCTCGCCGCTGCGATGGCGCCACCGCACGCTCCCGGCGGCCCGGGAACGCGCCCGCCAACTGGGTCTGGCCGGGGCGGTGTTCCCCTGGCGGACGGTCGACGGCGCCGAGTGCTCCGCCTACTGGCCGGCCGGCACCGCCGCCTTCCACATCAACGCCGACATCGCCATGGCCGCGGTCCGCTACGTGGCGATGACCGGCGACGAGGAGTTCGAGCGCCACGAGGGACTCGACCTGCTCGTGGAGACCGCCCGCTTGTGGCGCTCCCTTGGACACCACGACGCGCAGGGCGTGTTCCACATCGACGGGGTCACCGGACCGGACGAGTACAGCGCCATCGCCCGGGACAACCTCTACACCAATCTGATGGCCCGGCAGAACCTGCGTGCCGCCGCGGACGTGGTCACGCGTCACCGGGAGCGCGCCGAGGAACTGGGGGTCGACGACGAGGAGGCCGCCGGTTGGCGGGACGCCGCGGCCCGCATGGCGATGCCGTACAACGAGAGCCTCGGCGTGCACGAACAGTCGGCCGGGTTCACACACTTCCAGCGCTGGGACTTCGACGCGACCCCGCCGGAGAACTACCCGCTGATGCTGCACTACCCCTACTTCGATCTGTACCGCAAACAAGTGATCAAGCAAGCCGACGTGGTGCTGGCGATGTTGGAGTGCCCCTATGCGTTCACCGACCAGGAGAAGGAACGCAACTTCGCCTACTACGAGGCGCTGACCGTCCGCGACTCTTCCCTCTCGGCGGCCTGCCAGGCGGTGCTCGCCGCGCAGACGGGTCATCTGCGGCTGGCCTACGCCTACCTCGGCGAGGCCGCGCTGATGGACCTGGACGACCTGGAGCACAACACCCGCGACGGACTGCACATCGCCTCCCTCGCAGGGACGTGGATCGCGCTGGTCGCCGGATTCGGGGGCCTGCAAAGGCACCTCAAGGACGGAAGGGCGGACCTGCTGGGGTTCGCTCCGCGCCTGCCCGAGGCGTTGTCCAGGGTGGCGTTCACGGTGGCGGTGCACGGACGCAGGCTGAACGTGGACATCGATCAGACCAGAGCACGCTACCGACTGGTCGACGGCGACCCGCTTCAGGTGCTGCACCACGGAGAACCGATGACCGTGACCGCCGACGAACCGGTGGACCGCCCGCTGCCGCCCGCCCCCGTGCTGCCCGAACCACAGCAGCCGCGCGGCCGCCGCCCGGCAGGACGGCCCAGCCCGGAGGCCGCCTGGACGGAGCCACAGGACTGAGGCCCGTCTTCAGCCCATCATCCGCAAGGGTGTCTGGTGACGACTCGGTGGCCGGCTTCCACAGACGGCTGCTTGCCGCCCTGAACAGGGTGGCCGCGGGCGTCGTCGGCGGAAAGAACGCCGAAAGGACCTGGAAAGTACGGCCGTGAAGAGTGGGAGCAGGCCGGGCCGGTAGGAAGTCCGGCAGGTGAATCCCTGAATGCAGAGAACGTTCCTCCGACAACCGCAGTTGCGGGCTGCGGGCGTCACGAATCGTTTCCAGTAGCCGGCGCGAGGCGCCGGGGCCGGTACCAGACCTGCTGCTGAACCTGTCCTGAATGAACCCGGTTCCGCCTTCGACGCCGAGGTCGCGGCAGGGATGACCGGCGCCCGCCTCGCCGCCGTGGGGTGACGACTCACGTGCAGGAACGGCGTCGATCGCCCATGGACTTCCGCATCCGCGGGAGAGATCAACACAAAGAGGGAGAAAGATCGTGCAGGACAACATCCACGCCACACAGGACGAGGAAGCGATCGCGCCCGGCGAGGCCGAGGCGACGGCGCAGACCGAGCTCCTCGAGATCCGTCTGCTCGACAAGATCGAGACCATCCAGAACAAGTCGATCGTCAGGTAGGAAAGGTTCGTGCCGGTGATTCCTCGGGATCACCGGCACGGCTCTCAAGGAGCGTGGTGGTCGTGACACATCCACGGGTGAAACCCGAGCACACAGCCCATCGATTCGACGACGGAACCATCCGGATCGGCGGCGAACTGTACGGAATCGCAGCGGAGATCACCGACCCGCACGGCTGGGTCTGGGAAGCGCTGAGCCTGATGGACGGAGCCACCCCGGTCGAGCGTATCGAGGCGGAACTGGCCGCACGGCACCCGTCGTTGGGCGACAGCGGCGCACGG
Above is a genomic segment from Streptomyces collinus Tu 365 containing:
- a CDS encoding alpha/beta fold hydrolase produces the protein MSDTYFAAYDALLARWPSGTAELTVPTSYGPTRVHAYGPPDGPPLVLLHGGGATGTAWFANAPALGSRHRVYAVDILGDVGRSERAGLPLRTPRDLTAWLDAVLDGLSLPAAALCGHSYGGWVAAAYALHAPHRVQRLALLDPTQVFGGYRPGYLLRALRMLLRPTERRVGAYLDWETAGTRVDEDFRRLYVLGATLRGRSRPVVGRTLDPAPLTMPVLALFAGHSRVHDAEARADRARQLLPQAKVHVLPGLGHHALPVAGAASVDAIVLDFLGAPSAEG
- a CDS encoding MarR family winged helix-turn-helix transcriptional regulator — protein: MNTEETPQDPRLRLVHQLRAVTVEFDLLAAGFAARHGLHPTDLRALIALLDAARAERPMTPGRLGERLHLNSAGTTTLIDRLERLGLVRRERDTTDRRRVLLTVEPRAVDLGWSFFGPAIGTLLTAMDAFTPEELGTVERFLGAMTTATDTARTNAAASSGT
- a CDS encoding TetR-like C-terminal domain-containing protein, producing the protein MTTSEAHDPRKDNPEAAVSRLKAEAGGRLAARHRVDLDPDELARAAGVDPNLIEERFPDRDALLTDLVLAAYNAMGDSAERATAEAEKAGADLLGRWVACCEGVRAWALAHPEEYVLIWGRPVPGYDAPPETMAAGARTVLVLLGLVREALAAGELAVDHVPAPELSEGMARTIEPLAQGMLSGLPTPVITRMLIVWTQLHGMVGFEVNGHIAGVAADPAAFFTHAATAMGQYIGLPR
- a CDS encoding glycoside hydrolase family 65 protein → MITHPSFTVEPWSLRETELNLDVLAQSESVFALSNGHIGWRGNLDEGEPHGLPGAYLNGVHERHPLPYAEGGFGYPESGQTMINVTDGKIIRLLVDDHPCDLRYGQVLAHERSLDFRSGILSRTARWVSPDGRTVRISSQRLVSFTQRAVAAIVYEVEPLDGPTTVAVQSELVANEQLPRVEGDPRVAAATESPLVAEESFAQDTRLRLVHRTGVSGLRVAAAADHLVEGPESTRWTAQCEPDVSRLTVTADLVPGRPLRLVKFVAYGWSGERSLPAVHDQVDGAVAAAISTGWDGLVAAQRDYLDRFWAGADVEVEGDAQIQQAVRFALFHVLQAAARGENRAIPAKGLTGTGYDGHCFWDTESYVLPVLTFTVPDTVPSPLRWRHRTLPAARERARQLGLAGAVFPWRTVDGAECSAYWPAGTAAFHINADIAMAAVRYVAMTGDEEFERHEGLDLLVETARLWRSLGHHDAQGVFHIDGVTGPDEYSAIARDNLYTNLMARQNLRAAADVVTRHRERAEELGVDDEEAAGWRDAAARMAMPYNESLGVHEQSAGFTHFQRWDFDATPPENYPLMLHYPYFDLYRKQVIKQADVVLAMLECPYAFTDQEKERNFAYYEALTVRDSSLSAACQAVLAAQTGHLRLAYAYLGEAALMDLDDLEHNTRDGLHIASLAGTWIALVAGFGGLQRHLKDGRADLLGFAPRLPEALSRVAFTVAVHGRRLNVDIDQTRARYRLVDGDPLQVLHHGEPMTVTADEPVDRPLPPAPVLPEPQQPRGRRPAGRPSPEAAWTEPQD